One Antiquaquibacter oligotrophicus genomic region harbors:
- the cydC gene encoding thiol reductant ABC exporter subunit CydC, with amino-acid sequence MRRGPLEGVAPRHVLVLGLLAAVKAAALVGIAQAVASGVVAVIAGTDTWRDAVVLGIVSGLVRAAVTWASTSYATRAAIGAKEALRSDLARRLLGTGEARVGSSAIVGSVGLDALDTYYRTALPATITAAVVPLLIGARILFADPVSAIIIVLTVPLVPVFMVLVGLHSKERADAASASLQRLSDNLAELARGLPVLVGLGRVREQSEALREVSERNRAATMSTLRSAFLSSLVLELIATISVAVVAVFVGVRLVGGDLPLEVGLLALVLAPECFTPFREVGAAFHSSQDGLAAMRRAREVIDAPAAGDDRRPGRDLEVRDLVVTRDDRSAPIVDGLTFRVPRGTIAAVEGASGAGKSTILGVLAGVVPWQGGTVSGVPAGLVAWVPQHPHTVAATVRDEVRLYADTDESTDAALEQLALTGIAADDPQRVSPGELRRLAVARALVRVDAGATVVLLDEPTAHLDAASAALVEGAIEGLRGRATVVLASHEAGVASLADQRIVLTRQGGLRDDESGGAQREKYEQSESAARTSRGALAELGAFLRPTAWRMVAAVLLGSAAALAAVSLTAVSGWLIVRASEQPPIMYLLVAIVGVRFFGIARAGLRYAERLATHDGVLGSVTDLRSRLWNGLAARGLGSRVLTTGGAALDYLVGAADRVRDLVPRVVLPPAVAIVTGIAALVAVGLLHSAAVPVLLAGIVVSLVVGPAVAVLADRRASVGAAAVRTSVLREFAAMVAASGDLSANGVGDRMVDRLVALDARASRLARGTAWALGLGNAVVVLAGVVTAMLMLPATVDAVAAGTLPPAVVAVLVLLPLALVEPLTGLVDAVQQWPALAAALRRVHDVAATDAPRRGTREVTRIDELELDGLAATWAGAERPAFHDLTARVTRGEWLVVEGPSGAGKSTLLATLLGDVPVTAGRVLLDGVDAREFAPDALRRRMAWCPQEAHLFDSTIRGNLLLARGRENRPSDVDLELVLIRVGLGDLLETLENGLDTRVGPSGSRLSGGERQRLAVARTLLTDADIVLLDEPTAHLDADAAEGLMDDLRFALRDRIVVLVTHHASERRTGDELLSLARASVTTS; translated from the coding sequence ATGAGACGCGGCCCGCTCGAGGGTGTTGCGCCCCGGCACGTGCTGGTGCTCGGGTTGCTGGCTGCCGTCAAGGCTGCGGCGCTCGTCGGCATCGCCCAGGCGGTCGCGAGCGGGGTTGTCGCGGTCATCGCGGGCACCGACACGTGGCGCGACGCCGTGGTGCTCGGCATCGTGAGCGGGCTTGTGCGCGCCGCCGTCACGTGGGCGAGCACAAGTTACGCCACCCGTGCGGCGATCGGTGCCAAGGAGGCGCTCCGGAGCGACCTCGCGCGCCGGCTGCTCGGCACGGGGGAAGCCCGGGTCGGCTCGAGCGCGATCGTCGGCAGCGTAGGCCTCGACGCGCTCGACACCTACTACCGCACGGCCTTGCCCGCCACAATCACGGCGGCGGTCGTGCCGCTTCTCATCGGTGCTCGCATCCTGTTCGCCGACCCCGTGAGCGCCATCATCATCGTGCTCACCGTGCCACTCGTGCCCGTGTTCATGGTGCTCGTCGGCCTGCACTCGAAGGAACGGGCGGATGCCGCATCCGCCAGCCTGCAGCGGTTGAGCGACAACCTCGCGGAGCTCGCGCGTGGCCTCCCCGTGCTCGTCGGGCTCGGCAGAGTGCGGGAACAATCGGAGGCGCTGCGCGAGGTCTCGGAGCGCAACCGCGCCGCGACGATGAGCACACTCCGGTCGGCGTTCCTGTCATCGCTAGTGCTCGAACTCATCGCCACGATCTCGGTTGCCGTTGTCGCCGTATTTGTGGGGGTGCGGCTCGTAGGCGGGGACCTGCCGCTCGAGGTGGGCCTCCTCGCGCTGGTGCTCGCGCCGGAATGCTTCACACCCTTCCGCGAGGTCGGTGCCGCGTTCCACTCGTCGCAGGACGGTCTCGCGGCGATGCGTCGCGCACGCGAAGTGATCGATGCGCCCGCCGCTGGCGATGACCGTCGCCCTGGGCGTGACCTCGAGGTGCGTGACCTCGTGGTCACACGCGACGACAGGTCGGCGCCGATCGTTGACGGACTAACCTTTCGTGTTCCCCGCGGCACCATTGCCGCAGTGGAGGGCGCGAGTGGTGCGGGCAAGTCAACGATCCTGGGTGTGCTCGCGGGGGTGGTGCCCTGGCAGGGCGGCACCGTGAGCGGGGTGCCAGCGGGTTTGGTGGCGTGGGTGCCGCAGCATCCGCACACCGTCGCAGCGACGGTTCGCGACGAGGTGCGGCTGTACGCCGACACCGATGAGTCGACGGATGCCGCGCTCGAGCAGCTCGCGTTGACGGGTATCGCTGCCGACGACCCTCAGCGCGTGAGTCCCGGGGAACTGCGGCGCCTTGCCGTCGCCCGCGCGCTCGTGAGGGTTGATGCTGGCGCCACCGTGGTGCTGTTGGACGAACCGACGGCGCACCTCGACGCTGCCAGCGCCGCGCTCGTGGAGGGCGCCATCGAGGGGCTTCGCGGCAGGGCGACCGTGGTGCTCGCCTCGCACGAGGCCGGGGTCGCTTCCCTTGCCGACCAGCGCATCGTGCTCACGCGCCAGGGCGGACTGCGCGACGACGAGTCGGGCGGAGCCCAGCGCGAGAAGTACGAGCAGAGCGAATCGGCGGCACGCACAAGCCGTGGCGCGCTCGCGGAACTCGGCGCGTTCCTGCGCCCGACCGCGTGGCGTATGGTCGCCGCGGTGCTCCTGGGGTCGGCGGCCGCGCTCGCCGCTGTATCCCTCACCGCCGTGAGCGGGTGGCTCATCGTTCGCGCGAGCGAGCAACCGCCCATCATGTACCTGCTCGTCGCGATTGTCGGGGTGCGGTTCTTCGGAATCGCGCGTGCCGGCCTGCGCTATGCCGAACGGCTCGCGACCCACGACGGAGTGCTCGGCTCGGTCACCGACCTGCGGTCGCGGCTGTGGAACGGACTCGCCGCCCGCGGTCTCGGCTCACGGGTGCTCACCACGGGTGGCGCAGCCCTCGACTACCTCGTGGGGGCGGCCGATCGTGTGCGCGATCTTGTGCCCCGCGTTGTGCTCCCGCCCGCGGTGGCCATCGTCACGGGGATCGCGGCTCTCGTCGCCGTCGGCCTCCTGCACTCCGCGGCAGTCCCGGTGCTGCTCGCCGGCATCGTGGTGAGCCTCGTTGTCGGGCCCGCGGTGGCCGTACTCGCAGATCGTCGGGCGTCGGTGGGGGCGGCCGCGGTGCGCACGTCGGTACTTCGCGAATTCGCGGCGATGGTCGCGGCATCCGGAGATCTCAGCGCCAACGGTGTCGGGGACCGGATGGTCGACCGGCTGGTTGCCCTCGACGCGCGTGCGAGCAGACTGGCGCGCGGTACCGCGTGGGCCCTGGGCCTCGGAAACGCGGTTGTTGTTCTCGCGGGTGTCGTCACGGCCATGCTCATGCTGCCGGCGACCGTGGATGCCGTCGCTGCTGGAACCCTTCCCCCCGCGGTTGTCGCCGTGCTCGTGCTGCTGCCGCTCGCCCTCGTCGAGCCGCTCACGGGTCTCGTCGACGCCGTGCAGCAGTGGCCGGCGCTCGCCGCAGCGCTGCGGCGGGTGCACGACGTCGCGGCGACGGATGCACCGCGCCGGGGCACACGAGAAGTGACACGTATCGACGAGCTCGAGCTCGACGGACTTGCCGCCACCTGGGCGGGTGCCGAACGCCCCGCGTTCCACGACCTGACCGCGCGCGTGACGCGCGGGGAATGGCTTGTGGTTGAGGGGCCGTCGGGGGCGGGCAAGTCGACGCTTCTCGCGACCCTCCTCGGAGACGTCCCCGTGACCGCTGGCAGGGTTCTGCTCGATGGAGTCGATGCTCGGGAGTTCGCGCCGGATGCCCTCCGCCGTCGCATGGCGTGGTGCCCGCAGGAGGCGCACCTCTTCGACTCGACGATCCGCGGCAATCTCCTCCTGGCCCGCGGCCGCGAGAATCGCCCCAGTGACGTCGACCTGGAGCTTGTGCTCATCAGAGTTGGTCTCGGTGACCTCCTCGAGACGCTCGAGAACGGGCTCGACACCCGGGTCGGGCCGTCGGGGTCGCGGCTATCGGGCGGTGAGCGTCAGCGACTCGCCGTCGCGAGAACGCTCCTGACCGATGCCGACATCGTGCTCCTCGACGAACCAACGGCGCACCTCGACGCCGACGCGGCGGAGGGCCTCATGGACGACCTCCGTTTTGCGCTCCGCGACCGCATCGTGGTGCTCGTCACCCACCACGCCTCGGAACGCCGTACGGGCGACGAGCTACTGAGCCTGGCCCGGGCATCCGTCACCACTTCGTGA
- a CDS encoding winged helix-turn-helix transcriptional regulator: MTEHIYDEECRRFQASAETVGKRWSGGILMALYLGSTRFSEILGRVEGLSDRMLAQRLRELEAEGLVERDVIPTVPVQIRYALTERGTDLMRALQPLAAWGQRWGTPARV, translated from the coding sequence GTGACTGAACACATCTATGACGAGGAGTGCCGCCGCTTCCAGGCCTCCGCCGAAACGGTCGGCAAACGGTGGAGCGGGGGCATCCTCATGGCCCTCTATCTCGGGTCAACCCGCTTCAGCGAAATCCTCGGGCGTGTGGAGGGCCTCTCCGACCGGATGCTCGCCCAACGCCTGCGCGAACTGGAGGCGGAAGGGCTCGTGGAGCGCGACGTCATCCCGACCGTTCCCGTGCAGATCCGCTACGCCCTCACCGAGCGCGGCACCGACCTCATGCGCGCCCTCCAACCCCTCGCGGCCTGGGGTCAGCGCTGGGGCACCCCCGCCCGCGTCTAG
- a CDS encoding LLM class flavin-dependent oxidoreductase, whose protein sequence is MPDYGHSLEFGVFITPTAAAPQQPVALAQLAEQLGYDVATFQDHPYQPSFLDTWTLMSWVGASTESITISANVHSLPLRPPAVLARSAASLDLLSGGRVALGLGAGAFWDAIEAMGVPRLTAGQAVTALDEGIDIIRGIWDAANRTPLRVSGEFHSVDGAKRGPAPAHDIPIWIGAYKPRMLKLTGAKGDGWSVSLPYLQPGDLEAGNATIDEAATAAGRDPREIRRLLNVSGELSVSQLVDFALDKGIGTFILAADDPRVMQSFSELIPEVREQVAAERATRGTEQGRVRNAVALSKRREGVDYDGVPASLAADAVEPGDARYERIRNGYMRGGSPGIILRPGTTEEVTDALAYAARHRDLPLGIRSGGHGISGRSTNDGGVVIDLRKFDRIEVLDESKRLVRIGAGARWGDVAARLSQHGWALSSGDYGGVGVGGLATAGGVGYLGREHGLTIDHVRAADVVLADGTAVRASATENPDLFWALRGAGANFGVVTSFDFEVDEVGEVGWVQLAYDASDLEGFLERWGAAQEAAPRDVTTFLLVGRSTGSQIVAQLMGVVDSDDPDTIIERLQPFANLGPLLQQEVQLKPYAAVMGNTVPGDQQGQGEPKARSGLVRHLTPEVSAALARFIRSGVPYFFQIRSVGGAVADVAPDATAYAHRDANFAITALGTGRERLDEAWDTEVYPHLEGLYLSFETDQRPERIADAFPPATLTRLRELKKRYDPTGLFRDNFPLAG, encoded by the coding sequence ATGCCCGACTATGGCCACTCCCTCGAATTCGGGGTCTTCATCACCCCGACCGCAGCCGCACCCCAGCAGCCCGTCGCTCTGGCACAACTCGCCGAGCAGCTCGGGTACGACGTAGCGACGTTCCAAGATCACCCCTACCAGCCGTCCTTCCTCGACACGTGGACCCTCATGTCGTGGGTCGGGGCGAGCACCGAGAGCATCACCATCTCGGCGAACGTGCACAGCCTGCCGCTGCGCCCGCCCGCCGTGCTCGCGCGGTCGGCCGCGAGCCTCGACCTTCTCTCCGGTGGACGGGTCGCGCTCGGTCTCGGCGCCGGAGCGTTCTGGGACGCGATTGAGGCGATGGGTGTGCCGAGGCTCACCGCCGGCCAGGCCGTCACGGCGCTCGACGAGGGAATCGACATCATCCGTGGCATCTGGGATGCCGCGAACCGAACACCGCTGCGCGTGAGCGGCGAGTTCCACTCTGTCGATGGCGCCAAGCGCGGCCCAGCACCGGCCCACGACATCCCGATCTGGATCGGCGCGTACAAACCCCGCATGCTGAAGCTCACGGGCGCCAAGGGCGACGGATGGAGTGTGTCACTCCCGTACCTGCAGCCGGGCGACCTCGAGGCCGGAAACGCCACCATCGACGAAGCGGCGACCGCGGCGGGTCGAGATCCTCGCGAGATCCGACGGCTCCTGAACGTGTCCGGCGAGCTCTCCGTCTCGCAGCTCGTCGACTTCGCACTCGACAAGGGGATCGGCACGTTCATCCTCGCCGCCGACGACCCACGCGTGATGCAGTCCTTCTCCGAACTCATCCCCGAGGTGCGCGAGCAGGTGGCCGCCGAGCGCGCGACACGGGGAACCGAGCAGGGCCGTGTGCGTAACGCCGTCGCCCTCTCCAAGCGCCGCGAGGGAGTCGACTACGACGGAGTGCCCGCCTCCCTCGCGGCTGACGCCGTCGAACCCGGTGACGCGCGCTACGAGCGGATCCGCAACGGCTACATGCGCGGTGGTTCGCCCGGCATCATCCTGCGGCCCGGCACCACAGAGGAGGTGACGGATGCCCTCGCCTACGCCGCGCGCCACCGTGACCTGCCGCTCGGCATCCGCAGCGGCGGGCACGGCATCAGCGGGCGCTCCACCAATGACGGCGGCGTCGTCATCGACTTGCGCAAGTTCGACAGGATCGAGGTGCTCGACGAGTCGAAGCGTCTCGTGCGTATTGGTGCCGGTGCACGCTGGGGTGACGTTGCCGCACGCCTCTCGCAGCACGGCTGGGCGCTCTCCTCCGGCGACTACGGCGGTGTGGGTGTCGGCGGTCTCGCGACGGCTGGCGGCGTCGGGTACCTCGGTCGTGAGCACGGGCTCACGATCGACCACGTGCGCGCAGCCGATGTGGTGCTCGCCGACGGCACTGCGGTGCGGGCATCCGCCACCGAGAACCCGGACCTGTTCTGGGCTCTACGGGGTGCCGGTGCCAACTTCGGTGTCGTCACGTCGTTCGACTTCGAGGTCGACGAGGTGGGCGAGGTCGGCTGGGTGCAGCTCGCCTACGACGCGAGCGACCTGGAGGGGTTCCTCGAGCGCTGGGGCGCCGCGCAGGAGGCCGCGCCACGGGATGTCACGACCTTCCTGCTCGTCGGCCGTTCGACCGGGAGCCAGATCGTGGCCCAGCTCATGGGGGTGGTCGACAGCGACGACCCGGACACGATCATCGAACGCCTGCAACCGTTCGCGAACCTCGGTCCGCTCCTCCAGCAAGAGGTGCAACTGAAGCCGTACGCGGCCGTCATGGGCAACACGGTGCCGGGCGACCAGCAGGGTCAGGGCGAACCGAAGGCCCGGTCGGGCCTCGTGCGGCACCTCACGCCGGAGGTGTCCGCGGCGTTGGCGCGGTTCATCCGGAGCGGGGTTCCGTACTTCTTCCAGATCCGCTCGGTGGGTGGCGCGGTCGCCGATGTGGCTCCGGATGCCACGGCCTACGCGCACCGCGATGCGAACTTCGCCATCACGGCACTCGGCACGGGGCGTGAGCGCCTCGACGAGGCGTGGGACACCGAGGTGTACCCGCACCTCGAGGGCCTCTACCTGAGCTTCGAAACCGACCAGCGGCCGGAGCGCATCGCAGACGCGTTCCCGCCGGCGACCCTCACGCGGCTTCGCGAACTGAAGAAGCGGTACGACCCGACGGGGTTGTTCCGCGACAACTTCCCGCTCGCGGGGTGA
- a CDS encoding histidine phosphatase family protein has product MPADLIHLVRHGEVHNPERILYGRIAGYHLSTLGHEMAAVAATSFEGRDIRRLIASPLQRTQESAKPWADLFELPIETDERIIEPHNWFEGTRMRERLRNPISWPRLINPMRPSWGESYRSVLTRMFSAIDDAWAETVSGEVVLVSHQMPIVTVARNVAGRVPFHDPRKRRCTLSSITTLQREGDRFVEVDYREPARELLENSIDLGAV; this is encoded by the coding sequence GTGCCCGCCGATCTCATCCACCTCGTCCGCCACGGTGAGGTGCACAACCCGGAGCGCATCCTGTACGGGCGCATCGCCGGGTACCACCTGAGCACCCTCGGCCACGAGATGGCGGCGGTGGCGGCCACGAGCTTCGAAGGCCGCGACATCCGCCGCCTCATCGCGAGCCCGCTGCAGCGCACGCAGGAGTCCGCGAAGCCCTGGGCCGACCTCTTCGAGCTACCCATCGAGACGGATGAGCGCATCATCGAACCCCACAACTGGTTCGAGGGCACCCGGATGCGCGAGCGCCTCCGCAACCCGATCTCCTGGCCGCGCCTCATCAACCCGATGCGCCCGAGTTGGGGCGAGTCGTACCGGAGTGTGCTCACACGCATGTTCTCGGCCATCGATGACGCGTGGGCCGAAACGGTGTCCGGCGAGGTGGTGCTCGTGAGCCACCAGATGCCCATCGTGACCGTTGCGCGCAACGTGGCGGGGCGTGTTCCGTTCCACGACCCGCGCAAACGCCGCTGCACACTCTCGAGCATCACGACCCTGCAGCGCGAAGGGGACCGCTTCGTCGAGGTCGACTATCGCGAACCGGCCCGCGAGCTGCTCGAGAACTCGATCGATCTGGGCGCAGTGTGA
- a CDS encoding TlpA family protein disulfide reductase, which yields MAAVAAVLLLAGCSSNDSLAQQYSEGSGQGYISGDGAYTEIPADQRDEPIVFEGTDERGETISSEQLAGTPYVVNFWYASCPPCRVEAPDLADLSLEYADVPFVGVNISDSADVALTFADEFGVPYPSIMDAQTAGVQLAFAGSVAPNAVPTTIVVDAEGRVAARISGLLREPGILASMIDTVLAEGTR from the coding sequence GTGGCCGCGGTGGCGGCCGTACTCCTCCTCGCCGGTTGTTCGAGCAACGACAGTCTCGCGCAGCAATACTCCGAGGGTTCCGGTCAGGGCTACATCTCCGGAGACGGTGCCTACACGGAGATCCCCGCCGACCAGCGCGACGAGCCCATCGTCTTCGAGGGCACGGATGAACGGGGCGAGACGATCTCGAGCGAGCAACTCGCCGGTACCCCCTACGTTGTCAACTTCTGGTACGCGAGCTGCCCGCCGTGTCGGGTGGAAGCCCCCGACCTTGCCGACCTGTCCCTCGAGTACGCGGACGTGCCGTTTGTCGGTGTGAACATCAGCGACTCAGCCGATGTCGCCCTCACCTTCGCCGACGAGTTCGGTGTGCCGTACCCGAGCATCATGGATGCCCAGACCGCGGGTGTTCAGTTGGCGTTCGCCGGTTCCGTTGCACCCAACGCGGTGCCGACCACGATCGTGGTGGACGCGGAGGGCCGTGTGGCGGCGCGCATCAGCGGGTTGCTGCGGGAGCCCGGCATCCTCGCGTCCATGATCGACACCGTGCTCGCCGAAGGTACGCGCTAG
- a CDS encoding cytochrome c biogenesis CcdA family protein: MGPGELVSEGSLLVALPIALAAGLLAFLSPCVLPLVPGYLGYVSGITDAADARRSRTVLGAALFVLGFSVIFLGVVVLGSTVGVFFLQYGGLIERIAGVLVILMGLVFIGQVTFFQRTLKPTWRPATGLAGAPLLGAVFAIGWTPCIGPTLVAVTSLASYQGDPGRAAIIGLFYCLGLGIPFVLVALGLGWVTNSVAWVKKHIRAINIVGGSLLIVIGVLMVTGLWGLAMSHLGVMISGFLPAL; this comes from the coding sequence GTGGGTCCGGGGGAACTGGTCAGCGAGGGCAGCCTGCTCGTCGCCCTGCCGATCGCGCTCGCTGCCGGTCTGCTCGCCTTCCTCTCGCCCTGCGTGCTGCCGCTCGTGCCCGGGTACCTCGGCTACGTGAGTGGCATCACGGATGCCGCGGATGCCCGCCGCTCGCGCACGGTGCTGGGTGCCGCGCTTTTTGTGCTCGGGTTCAGCGTCATCTTCCTCGGGGTTGTTGTGCTCGGCAGCACCGTCGGGGTGTTTTTCCTCCAGTACGGCGGACTCATCGAGCGCATCGCCGGTGTGCTCGTGATCCTCATGGGGCTCGTGTTCATCGGGCAGGTGACGTTCTTCCAGCGCACCCTCAAGCCGACGTGGCGGCCGGCGACAGGCCTCGCGGGTGCGCCGCTGCTCGGTGCGGTCTTCGCGATCGGTTGGACACCCTGCATCGGGCCGACCCTCGTGGCCGTCACCTCCCTGGCCAGTTACCAGGGCGACCCCGGTCGCGCCGCGATCATCGGGCTCTTCTACTGCCTCGGGCTCGGCATCCCGTTTGTGCTGGTCGCACTCGGCCTCGGCTGGGTGACCAACTCGGTGGCGTGGGTGAAGAAGCACATTCGGGCGATCAACATCGTGGGTGGTTCGCTACTCATCGTCATCGGTGTGCTCATGGTGACCGGACTCTGGGGTCTTGCGATGTCGCACCTGGGGGTGATGATCAGTGGATTCCTCCCGGCCCTCTGA
- the resB gene encoding cytochrome c biogenesis protein ResB, translating into MDSSRPSDHIDADHIDADAPADSKITQPKLGFVGYVRFFWRQLTSMRTALFLLLLLAIAAIPGSLVPQKSSDPNGVIQYRAANPELSDVLDALGVFNTYTSVWFSAIYLLLFLSLIGCVIPRTKHHLEALRAKPPKTPADLSRLPAYVSRETTTDAGLALDEAERMLRSQRYRVQRFDGSISAERGYLRETGNLVFHSALIGVLVAVGIGGGFGYSGQRVIVEGQAFVNSLASYDSFNPGRFFTDSALSPYRIQLDSFEATYEEDNFNAYGQPTDFVATVTTTERGGEPKQGQIKVNEPLSIAGTTAYLLGNGYAPHLVVRDPDGTAVFSQPVAFLPQDQNLFSLGIIKVPDGLDQQLGIRALLYPTTFPLANGTFSSSHPDLRDPSMSLEVYAGDLGLDGGRATNAYALDVDDLTQLAGRDAPEPTIRLTVGQVADLPDGLGTIELVEIPRFVSLDIHHDPSQFWVALFSALVVAGLIASLFVARRRVWIKVVDTDGVTALQYAGLARGDDPRLEQVVGELADRHNERLKVDE; encoded by the coding sequence GTGGATTCCTCCCGGCCCTCTGACCACATCGACGCTGACCACATCGACGCTGACGCCCCCGCCGACAGCAAGATCACCCAACCGAAACTCGGATTCGTCGGCTATGTGCGTTTCTTCTGGCGCCAGCTGACCAGTATGCGCACGGCGCTCTTCCTGCTGCTCCTGCTCGCCATCGCCGCGATCCCCGGATCGCTCGTGCCGCAAAAGTCCTCCGACCCGAACGGTGTCATCCAGTACCGCGCGGCCAACCCCGAACTCTCCGACGTGCTCGACGCCCTCGGGGTCTTCAACACCTACACCTCGGTGTGGTTCTCGGCGATCTACCTCCTGCTGTTCTTGTCGCTCATCGGCTGTGTCATCCCGCGCACCAAACACCACCTGGAGGCGTTGCGCGCGAAGCCGCCCAAGACCCCAGCAGACCTCAGCCGGCTGCCCGCTTACGTCTCGCGCGAGACGACAACGGATGCGGGGCTCGCGCTCGACGAGGCCGAGAGGATGCTCCGCTCGCAGCGTTACCGGGTGCAGCGTTTCGACGGCTCCATCAGTGCCGAGCGCGGGTATCTGCGCGAGACCGGAAACCTGGTATTCCACTCCGCCCTCATCGGTGTGCTTGTCGCCGTCGGGATCGGTGGAGGTTTCGGCTACTCCGGTCAGCGTGTCATCGTCGAAGGCCAGGCGTTCGTCAACTCGCTCGCCAGTTACGACTCGTTCAACCCGGGCCGCTTCTTCACCGATTCGGCGCTCAGCCCGTACCGCATCCAGTTGGACTCCTTCGAGGCGACCTACGAAGAGGACAACTTCAACGCCTACGGGCAGCCGACCGACTTCGTTGCGACCGTGACAACAACCGAGCGCGGCGGCGAACCGAAGCAGGGGCAGATCAAAGTCAACGAGCCGCTCTCGATCGCCGGCACCACCGCGTACCTGCTCGGCAACGGTTACGCACCGCACCTCGTCGTGCGCGACCCCGACGGTACGGCCGTGTTCTCCCAGCCCGTCGCGTTCCTGCCGCAAGACCAGAACCTCTTCAGCCTCGGCATCATCAAAGTGCCGGACGGGCTCGACCAGCAGCTGGGCATCCGGGCGCTCCTCTACCCGACGACGTTCCCGCTCGCCAACGGCACGTTCAGCTCGAGTCACCCCGATCTGCGCGACCCGAGCATGAGCCTCGAGGTGTACGCGGGCGACCTCGGCCTCGACGGCGGTCGTGCCACCAACGCGTACGCGCTCGACGTCGATGACCTGACCCAGCTCGCGGGGCGTGATGCTCCCGAGCCGACGATCCGCCTCACCGTCGGGCAGGTCGCCGACTTGCCCGACGGGCTCGGCACGATCGAACTCGTCGAGATTCCGAGGTTCGTGTCGCTGGACATCCACCACGATCCCTCCCAGTTCTGGGTTGCGCTGTTCAGTGCCCTTGTCGTCGCGGGACTCATCGCGAGTCTCTTCGTGGCGCGCAGGCGCGTGTGGATCAAAGTTGTCGACACGGACGGCGTCACCGCACTGCAGTACGCGGGGCTCGCCCGCGGTGACGACCCCCGACTGGAACAGGTGGTCGGCGAACTAGCGGACCGCCACAACGAAAGGCTTAAGGTGGACGAGTGA